From the genome of Thermoanaerobaculia bacterium, one region includes:
- a CDS encoding PAS domain S-box protein has product MHETRPPSAGAPPATAAGAEPAADAHYRVAFDNSHEAILVLQDGRITVANRAAARISASAIDQLIGASFLDFVHPADQSVVQELYLRRLAGDTGERSTVTKIVRPGGDILVLEVHSMPVRWHDRPAVLAFLGDVTDREQVRSDAQEMSRRLARIAEVAPYFLFIYDYDLGRDIYINRSVPAALGYSPAEAAALGPYPFAKLCHPDDVAAALDRDTRWQGFVDGSSLTVDFRLRHRNGEWRWFRSHNTPFLRDDEGRIRQILGMTQDITESKRSEELLRRTERLESLGLLAGGIAHDFSNLLTPIVGNVELLLDRLPADSPLRDRALAISAAADRATELARQLLVYAGRGEIEPRAIDLNALVEDVIHLLRALATLSTATRLDLAPRLPPIRGDSSQLRQVILNLLSNAHDAIATIAAMPTSAAGAGAGQGQEPGRVLVRTRRVELRPGDLGSLLLGDGMTPGPAVLLEVIDNGSGMEVATMERIWEPFFTTKERGRGLGLPSVLGILRAHRAAVALESRPRAGTHIRVYFAEAPPAQV; this is encoded by the coding sequence ATGCACGAAACGAGGCCACCGTCCGCAGGCGCGCCGCCGGCGACCGCCGCCGGGGCCGAGCCTGCGGCCGACGCGCACTACCGTGTCGCCTTCGACAACAGCCACGAAGCGATCCTCGTCCTTCAGGACGGCCGGATCACGGTGGCGAACCGCGCAGCCGCCCGCATCTCCGCGAGCGCCATCGACCAGCTCATCGGAGCCTCCTTCCTCGACTTCGTCCACCCTGCGGACCAGAGCGTCGTCCAGGAGCTCTACCTGCGCCGCCTCGCCGGCGACACGGGCGAACGGAGCACGGTGACGAAGATCGTCCGCCCGGGCGGAGACATTCTCGTGCTCGAAGTGCACTCCATGCCGGTGCGGTGGCACGACCGGCCGGCGGTGCTCGCCTTCCTCGGCGACGTCACCGACCGCGAGCAGGTGCGGAGCGACGCCCAGGAGATGAGCCGGCGTCTGGCGCGGATCGCCGAGGTCGCGCCCTATTTTCTCTTCATCTACGACTACGACCTCGGACGCGACATCTACATCAACCGCTCGGTGCCGGCAGCGCTCGGCTACTCCCCTGCCGAGGCCGCGGCTCTCGGTCCCTACCCGTTCGCGAAGCTCTGTCATCCCGACGACGTGGCGGCGGCGCTCGATCGCGATACGCGCTGGCAGGGCTTCGTCGACGGCAGCTCCCTGACGGTCGACTTCCGCCTGCGGCACAGGAACGGCGAGTGGCGCTGGTTCCGGTCGCACAACACGCCGTTCCTGCGCGACGACGAAGGGCGCATCCGCCAGATCCTCGGCATGACCCAGGACATCACCGAAAGCAAGCGCAGCGAGGAGCTCCTGCGGCGCACCGAGCGTCTGGAGAGTCTCGGGCTCCTCGCCGGCGGCATCGCGCACGACTTCTCGAACCTGCTGACGCCGATCGTCGGCAACGTCGAGTTGCTGCTCGACCGGCTGCCTGCGGATTCGCCGCTTCGCGACCGGGCGCTCGCCATCAGCGCGGCGGCCGACCGGGCCACGGAGCTGGCACGCCAGCTTCTGGTCTACGCCGGCCGGGGCGAGATCGAGCCGCGGGCGATCGACCTCAACGCCCTGGTGGAGGACGTGATCCACCTGCTGCGGGCGCTGGCGACCCTCTCCACCGCCACCCGCCTCGATCTCGCGCCGCGCCTGCCGCCGATCCGCGGGGATTCGAGCCAACTCCGCCAGGTCATCCTGAACCTGCTCTCGAACGCGCACGACGCCATCGCCACCATCGCCGCCATGCCGACGAGCGCCGCCGGCGCGGGCGCCGGGCAGGGTCAGGAGCCCGGGCGGGTGCTGGTCCGGACGCGGAGGGTCGAGCTCCGACCCGGCGACCTCGGGTCGCTCCTGCTCGGAGACGGCATGACGCCCGGCCCTGCCGTGCTCCTCGAGGTGATCGACAACGGCTCCGGCATGGAAGTCGCGACGATGGAGCGCATCTGGGAACCGTTCTTCACCACCAAGGAGCGCGGACGCGGGCTCGGCCTGCCCTCCGTTCTCGGGATCCTCCGCGCTCATCGCGCCGCCGTCGCCCTCGAGTCGCGTCCGCGAGCCGGTACCCATATCCGCGTCTACTTCGCCGAAGCTCCGCCAGCGCAGGTCTGA
- the xerC gene encoding tyrosine recombinase XerC has protein sequence MRALIVRFLAHLEGERALSPHTVRAYEGDLLRFVEFLSVDYWNQPPEAIDLAAIDVVAVRSYLAALAKDHGRRSQGRALSALRTFFRWACRVGEAAANPAQRVRTPKAPQLLPRHLRPGEIEALLAAPAGEEPMAQRDRAVLELLYATGLRVAELVGLDWRDVELKERVLRTLGKGGKERMVPFGRPAQAALRAWRGGWTALRERALAGRRAPASEEPLFVNLRGERLTDRSVRRILDRYVDATATASGVHPHTLRHTFATHLLECGADLRAIQELLGHSSLSTTQRYTHVDIERLQAVYRDAHPRARAQGGPGPETTATPADSAPADISPASAQKA, from the coding sequence GTGCGGGCTCTGATCGTCCGCTTCCTCGCTCATCTCGAAGGCGAACGCGCCCTCTCGCCGCACACGGTCCGCGCCTACGAAGGCGACCTCTTGCGCTTCGTCGAGTTCCTCTCGGTCGACTACTGGAACCAGCCTCCCGAGGCGATCGACCTCGCCGCCATCGACGTCGTCGCCGTGCGCTCCTACCTCGCCGCGCTCGCCAAGGACCATGGGCGGCGCAGCCAGGGGCGCGCCCTCTCCGCCCTGCGGACCTTCTTCCGCTGGGCCTGCCGGGTCGGGGAAGCCGCCGCGAACCCGGCGCAGCGGGTGCGCACCCCGAAGGCGCCGCAGCTCCTGCCCCGCCACTTGCGACCGGGCGAGATCGAGGCCCTGCTCGCAGCCCCGGCCGGGGAGGAACCCATGGCGCAGCGGGATCGCGCCGTCCTCGAGCTGCTCTACGCCACCGGCCTGCGTGTCGCCGAGCTGGTCGGACTCGACTGGCGCGACGTCGAGCTCAAGGAGCGCGTGCTCCGCACCCTCGGCAAGGGGGGAAAGGAGCGCATGGTGCCGTTCGGGCGTCCCGCGCAGGCGGCGCTACGCGCCTGGCGCGGCGGCTGGACGGCGCTGCGCGAGCGCGCCCTCGCCGGTCGCCGCGCGCCAGCCTCCGAGGAGCCCCTGTTCGTGAACCTGCGCGGCGAGCGCCTCACCGACCGCTCGGTGCGCCGCATCCTCGACCGCTACGTCGATGCGACCGCCACCGCGAGCGGCGTCCATCCGCACACCCTCCGCCATACCTTCGCCACCCACCTTCTCGAGTGCGGCGCCGACCTCAGGGCCATTCAGGAGTTGCTCGGCCACAGCTCGCTGTCGACGACCCAGCGCTACACCCACGTCGACATCGAGCGCCTGCAGGCGGTCTACCGCGACGCCCACCCACGCGCCCGCGCGCAGGGCGGGCCGGGTCCGGAGACGACCGCAACCCCCGCCGACAGCGCCCCCGCCGACATCTCCCCCGCGAGCGCGCAGAAGGCCTGA
- the hslV gene encoding ATP-dependent protease subunit HslV, whose product MPRMRATTVLLVRRDGRVAMASDGQVTLGNAVMKSGAAKVKRAGKGGRVLVGFAGGAADGLALFTRFETKLEEFNQNLERAVVELAKDWRTDRVLRQLEAVMIVADAEKSFLVSGTGDLLQPDEDGLLGIGSGGNFALAAGRALLRHTALSANEVAREAMRIAAELCIYTNDRLTLEEL is encoded by the coding sequence ATGCCCCGAATGCGCGCGACGACGGTCCTCCTGGTGCGACGCGATGGCCGCGTGGCGATGGCGTCCGACGGTCAGGTGACCCTCGGCAACGCCGTGATGAAGTCCGGCGCCGCGAAGGTCAAGCGTGCCGGGAAGGGGGGCCGGGTGCTGGTCGGCTTCGCCGGCGGCGCCGCCGACGGTCTGGCGCTCTTCACCCGGTTCGAGACCAAGCTCGAGGAGTTCAACCAGAACCTCGAACGCGCCGTGGTCGAGCTCGCCAAGGACTGGCGGACCGACCGCGTCCTGCGCCAGCTCGAGGCGGTGATGATCGTCGCCGACGCCGAGAAGAGCTTCCTCGTCTCGGGCACGGGCGACCTGCTGCAGCCCGACGAAGACGGCCTGCTGGGCATCGGCTCCGGCGGCAACTTCGCCCTCGCGGCAGGCCGGGCTCTTCTGCGCCACACGGCACTCTCCGCGAACGAGGTCGCCCGCGAGGCGATGCGAATCGCGGCCGAGCTCTGCATCTACACCAACGACCGCCTGACCCTGGAAGAGCTGTGA